In the genome of Carnobacterium viridans, one region contains:
- a CDS encoding pseudouridine synthase yields MRLDKLLANMGFGTRKTVKTVLKSKEVTVNGTIEKEGKTQVDPDKDVIVVSGEAVHYQEFVYFMMHKPQGVVSATTDNLHETVIDLLQPQDQVLDPFPVGRLDKDTEGLLLLTNDGTLAHNLLSPKKHVDKCYEAIIEGLVNEQDIQAFKDGITLNDGFICQSAQLEIVSTDSEKKQTLIKVTIHEGKFHQVKRMFEAVGKSVSYLKRLSMGKLQLDETVKIGKYRPLTKEELESLIDA; encoded by the coding sequence ATGCGATTAGATAAATTACTAGCCAATATGGGCTTTGGCACAAGAAAAACAGTGAAAACTGTATTAAAATCAAAAGAAGTAACGGTAAATGGAACGATTGAAAAAGAGGGTAAAACGCAAGTAGATCCAGATAAAGATGTTATTGTTGTTTCAGGAGAAGCTGTTCATTACCAAGAATTTGTCTACTTTATGATGCATAAACCTCAAGGAGTTGTCAGTGCAACAACAGATAATTTACATGAAACAGTGATTGATTTGCTCCAGCCACAAGATCAAGTGTTGGATCCGTTTCCAGTTGGAAGGTTAGATAAAGATACAGAAGGATTATTGTTGTTAACTAATGATGGAACGTTAGCGCATAACTTACTCTCGCCAAAAAAACATGTGGATAAGTGTTATGAAGCGATTATAGAAGGTTTAGTGAATGAACAAGACATTCAGGCTTTTAAGGATGGCATCACTCTGAATGACGGGTTTATCTGTCAATCAGCTCAGTTAGAAATCGTATCTACAGATAGTGAAAAAAAACAAACTCTTATTAAAGTCACGATACATGAAGGTAAATTTCATCAAGTAAAACGTATGTTTGAAGCAGTAGGTAAATCGGTTAGTTACTTAAAGCGTTTGTCAATGGGCAAGTTGCAACTAGATGAAACAGTAAAGATAGGCAAGTATAGGCCTCTAACAAAAGAAGAATTAGAGTCGTTAATTGATGCATAA